Proteins encoded in a region of the Triticum dicoccoides isolate Atlit2015 ecotype Zavitan chromosome 3A, WEW_v2.0, whole genome shotgun sequence genome:
- the LOC119273383 gene encoding uncharacterized protein LOC119273383 has translation MAQGVSQRRSALLAVESGNYPRPGANTHEKKCFECGQPGHFKAACPQLIGGGRGRGLDWHGRGRGRGLDGRGGGRGRGMQSIGRAHTSAVVEEPSRTVSIEMTADELEKWRQLKNLSLGDLRPSETHASSSSANFAGTWDWMKAWDGEHA, from the exons ATGGCCCAAGGTGTCTCACAAAGGCGTTCAGCTCTCCTTGCTGTCGAGAGTGGTAATTATCCAAGACCAGGAGCAAATACTCATGAGAAGAAGTGCTTTGAATGTGGCCAGCCAGGACACTTCAAGGCAGCCTGCCCACAACTAATAGGAGGAGGTCGTGGTAGAGGCCTGGACTGGCATGGCAGAGGACGTGGTCGCGGGCTTGATGGACGTGGTGGTGGTCGTGGAAGAGGTATGCAGTCAATAGGAAGGGCACACACTTCTGCTGTTGTTGAAGAACCATCTAGGACTGTGAGCATCGAGATGACTGCCGATGAGTTAGAGAAATGGCGTCAACTAAAGAATTTGAGCCTTGGTGATCTGCGGCCCTCGGAGACACATGCATCATCTTCGTCAGCCAACTTCGCTG GAACTTGGGACTGGATGAAAGCTTGGGACGGGGAGCATGCGTGA
- the LOC119273382 gene encoding serine protease/ABC transporter B family protein tagB-like, with translation MFVSMDVVFREHEPFYGEPTDLTDVFLDLFTDNMLDADCGTGGDKEEGDDDTTSKGMIIGVIRAETEEEQRKGEQYDTSNAAPRWPKPNEEREMQVYTRKRHTQEQMQVLEPEAEAYGQQHEQEQEADQQDDTQSQPDDSIPSSDSGPLPRDWQEAKSNPKWRAAMIEEMTALDKNNTWGMMMVRSLG, from the exons ATGTTCGTGAGTATGGATGTGGTATTTAGAGAACATGAACCATTTTATGGGGAACCAACAGACTTAACTGATGTGTTTCTTGATTTGTTTACTGATAACATGTTAGATGCAGATTGTGGGACAGGGGGAGACAAGGAAGAGGGAGATGATGACACAACATCAAAAGGGATGATAATTGGGGTAATCCGTGCAGAAACTGAAGAAGAACAAAGAAAAGGGGAGCAGTATGATACATCAAATGCAGCACCCCGATGGCCAAAACCAAATGAGGAAAGGGAGATGCAGGTGTATACACGAAAACGACATACCCAGGAACAAATGCAAGTGTTGGAACCTGAAGCTGAGGCTTATGGACAACAACATGAGCAAGAGCAGGAAGCTGACCAACAAGATGATACTCAAAGTCAACCTGATGACTCCATACCTTCCTCAGACAGTG GACCCTTACCACGGGACTGGCAGGAGGCAAAGTCGAACCCAAAATGGAGGGCAGCTATGATAGAGGAGATGACAGCACTTGACAAGAACAATACTTGG GGAATGATGATGGTGagatctcttggttga